A genomic window from Silene latifolia isolate original U9 population chromosome 11, ASM4854445v1, whole genome shotgun sequence includes:
- the LOC141612991 gene encoding uncharacterized protein LOC141612991, translating to MNTARAFDVIDHIEPPMDAVIEKDAQWTRLDAIVKQWIYSTISLDLLHTILEPGATAQAAWNRLKDIFVDNQHSRAVLLEQQFSSIHMDNYNDVSSYCQALKMIADQLANVGAPVSDTRLVLQMVTKVSDGYDGIASIIQQRDPLPSFYKARSMLALEEKRRSNVSGSTATALHASQSNSPDSDSRPNSNTKDGSNSNKGKGGRNNRKNNNRGKQGRGGSTSNQQSSGGNNGGRGNQQQPGTWTWVPLSPWQAPQQQGWTVPPCRYPTAGWTPPPPSRSQGILGPQPNQAFIAQPGTMGAAQGTFVPTDIAAVMQSLALQQPDDAYYMDTGASSHMTSNNGTLSSYSKSGSNRHIIVGNGQLIPIVGRGSQDGDADHEK from the exons ATGAATACTGCTCGTGCGTTCGACGTGATAGATCACATCGAGCCACCTATGGATGCCGTGATTGAAAAAGACGCTCAGTGGACTCGTCTCGACGCGATCGTAAAACAATGGATATACAGTACCATTTCACTTGATCTCCTCCATACTATTCTTGAACCCGGCGCCACTGCACAAGCCGCGTGGAACCGTCTCAAGGATATCTTTGTCGATAATCAACACTCTAGGGCCGTGTTATTGGAGCAACAGTTCTCTAGCATCCATATGGATAACTATAACGATGTCTCGTCTTATTGTCAGGCTCTCAAGATGATCGCTGACCAACTCGCTAATGTTGGTGCTCCGGTCTCCGACACTCGCTTAGTCCttcaaatggttacaaaggtttCCGATGGGTATGACGGAATCGCGTCTATCATTCAACAACGCGATCCCCTCCCATCATTCTACAAGGCCCGATCGATGCTCGCACTTGAAGAGAAACGTCGTTCTAATGTTTCGGGATCCACCGCTACTGCTCTCCACGCCTCTCAATCCAATTCCCCTGATTCGGATTCCCGACCCAATTCCAACACCAAGGATGGATCGAATTCGAATAAGGGGAAGGGAGGTCGCAACAATCGGAAAAATAACAATCGAGGGAAGCAAGGCCGCGGCGGTTCGACGAGCAATCAGCAGTCAAGTGGTGGGAACAACGGTGGCCGGGGAAATCAACAACAACCAGGGACTTGGACGTGGGTCCCCCTGTCACCTTGGCAGGCACCGCAGCAACAGGGGTGGACTGTTCCGCCTTGCCGGTACCCTACGGCTGGCTGGACACCTCCACCTCCGTCGCGCTCTCAAGGAATCCTTGGACCACAGCCTAATCAGGCCTTTATTGCTCAACCAGGGACTATGGGAGCAGCACAGGGCACGTTTGTACCAACGGACATTGCAGCGGTGATGCAATCGTTAGCGCTACAACAGCCGGACGATGCTTATTATATGGACACAGGTGCGTCGTCGCACATGACATCCAACAATGGTACTCTTTCTTCTTATTCTAAATCTGGTAGTAATCGTCATATTATAGTCGGAAATGGTCAATTGATTCCTATTGTCGGTCGAG GATCTCAAGACGGGGACGCCGATCATGAGAAGTAA